One Danio rerio strain Tuebingen ecotype United States chromosome 13, GRCz12tu, whole genome shotgun sequence DNA window includes the following coding sequences:
- the mrps6 gene encoding small ribosomal subunit protein bS6m (The RefSeq protein has 1 substitution compared to this genomic sequence), whose protein sequence is MPRYELYMVLKAMQRPETAAVLRRTVETLFERGAVVRSLENLGERKLPYKISKHDSRQSHGGYFSIDFHASPNIVSGLLNHLERDVDVLRPTVVKKDTELPKGQCCGVAREEKAKMAS, encoded by the coding sequence ATGCCTCGGTATGAGCTGTATATGGTCCTGAAGGCGATGCAGAGGCCGGAGACCGCGGCTGTTTTGCGGCGCACGGTGGAGACTTTGTTCGAGCGCGGCGCGGTGGTCCGGAGCCTGGAGAACCTCGGTGAACGCAAACTACCGTACAAGATCTCCAAACACGACTCTCGGCAATCACACGGCGGATATTTCTCCATTGACTTCCACGCGTCGCCGAACATAGTCAGCGGGCTGTTGAATCACCTTGAACGGGACGTTGACGTGCTGCGTCCGACGGTAGTAAAGAAAGACACGGAGCTCCCCAAAGGACAGTGCTGTGGAGTAGCTCGAGAAGTGAAAGCAAAGATGGCCAGTTAA